Proteins found in one Lysinibacillus fusiformis genomic segment:
- a CDS encoding helix-turn-helix transcriptional regulator codes for MYSETVQKIVDTLEENLLTTWQLEHYATKIGYSKFYLTRQFKKETGLTIGEYIRKRRLAVSAFLLLHTDYTILDISFECQFQSQEAFTRAFKELYSMPPGKYRHMMRSLYTKEEQEMTTINEVKGWLLTGTNPSAYTMKADHEVFYTGSKSGYLGSTRPAEEGLFGTMMQVFSSENWIGKRMKMSCFIKTKDAMKCGAWCRIDTKNGDLVQFDNMDNRSIHGTTDWNYYSIVLDVPEESAAINFGILLVGSGEAWIDGIAFEEVDDSVPSTNIAGYAGELPLEPVNLGFDDL; via the coding sequence ATGTATAGTGAAACCGTTCAAAAAATTGTGGATACATTAGAGGAGAACTTATTAACAACGTGGCAGTTGGAGCATTACGCAACAAAAATTGGCTATTCGAAATTTTATTTGACGCGTCAGTTTAAAAAAGAAACTGGTTTAACGATTGGCGAGTATATTCGAAAAAGACGTCTGGCCGTATCTGCTTTTCTATTGCTTCATACTGATTACACAATCCTTGATATTTCGTTCGAATGTCAATTTCAATCGCAAGAAGCTTTTACACGTGCATTTAAAGAGCTATACAGCATGCCACCCGGTAAATACCGCCATATGATGCGTTCTTTATACACAAAGGAGGAACAGGAAATGACAACAATAAACGAGGTAAAAGGTTGGTTATTAACGGGGACAAACCCATCTGCTTATACAATGAAAGCCGACCACGAAGTGTTTTATACAGGCTCAAAATCTGGTTATCTTGGCTCTACACGTCCTGCTGAGGAAGGGCTATTTGGTACGATGATGCAAGTATTTTCCTCTGAAAATTGGATTGGTAAGCGAATGAAAATGTCCTGCTTCATCAAAACAAAAGATGCAATGAAATGCGGGGCTTGGTGCCGAATTGATACAAAAAATGGTGATTTGGTGCAGTTTGATAATATGGACAATCGTTCTATCCATGGTACGACAGACTGGAATTATTACTCCATTGTGTTAGATGTACCTGAAGAAAGCGCCGCTATTAATTTTGGAATTTTACTTGTTGGTTCAGGTGAAGCATGGATTGATGGAATTGCCTTTGAGGAAGTGGACGATTCAGTACCATCCACTAATATAGCAGGCTATGCTGGTGAATTACCGTTAGAGCCAGTGAATTTAGGGTTTGATGATTTATGA
- a CDS encoding TnsD family Tn7-like transposition protein — MIGYFPTPYEDELYYSIIARYHIHVGNLSRKHTNKELFGKKVNINLELPMGLAHLVSQINIFSKEFTKEYFINQHTVIPFVKPFKSEEWNEKIYKSDFKNLYIFLFSYSKYNVKNKKYLYYCAECLKEQLKSNGEGFWNRIHQIPGIFVCTRHKTPLLEYSLKISEMGFINYLIPTIEDIREPLRSYSEELMKYLIDLAEDVEYIIRMNYKSFSEEYYISKYVDLLGKKGFAYPIKKRREYLQKLIIEYYPTDFLELLDSFFKISDKFSWVPSLINIEENRSLHPIRHLLLMRLLSGSAKNYFEKENSFKPFGEGPWVCMNPFCKNYLKENIKNVNVRVNNSDRKIQGIIKCNCGFEYIIKEGEKSPFDIRDFHRRIVKRGRVWELNFNELLKQDLTLNKIAELANISRDTVIRIKNRGHLSSVQLKNKEGLMNKQKLKTEYYKEEFLKIRKENPEYSRSDLGKAYTKIYGWLLQYDKEWLIRNSPYLRSTGNREKIDYLERDKELLSKAKLIIDSWSEHEGNLKRLVRKSRTGIINLLDVKASYSLFSGKYPLTTKYINSNIETVEDFRHRRIKIVMDTKYKDEIVTKNMVIEAANLKNYIRINIEKREKLLKYIEDLVTIHNNKFL; from the coding sequence ATGATAGGTTATTTTCCAACGCCATATGAAGATGAACTATATTACAGTATAATAGCTCGTTATCACATTCATGTAGGTAACTTGAGTAGAAAACATACAAATAAAGAACTATTTGGAAAGAAGGTAAATATTAATTTAGAATTACCAATGGGACTCGCTCATTTAGTATCCCAAATCAATATATTCTCGAAAGAATTTACTAAAGAGTATTTTATTAACCAGCATACAGTGATACCGTTTGTAAAACCCTTTAAAAGTGAAGAATGGAATGAGAAAATTTATAAAAGTGATTTTAAAAATTTATATATTTTTTTATTTAGTTACAGTAAATACAATGTAAAAAACAAGAAATATTTATATTATTGTGCAGAATGCTTAAAGGAACAGCTTAAGTCAAATGGTGAAGGATTTTGGAACAGGATTCATCAAATTCCAGGGATTTTTGTTTGTACTAGGCATAAGACTCCGTTATTAGAGTATTCGTTAAAAATATCCGAGATGGGCTTTATAAATTATTTAATTCCAACAATTGAAGATATTAGAGAACCACTTAGGAGCTATAGTGAGGAACTAATGAAATATTTGATCGATCTAGCAGAGGACGTTGAATACATTATTAGAATGAATTACAAATCGTTTTCTGAAGAGTATTATATTAGCAAATATGTAGATTTATTAGGTAAGAAAGGGTTTGCATATCCCATTAAAAAGCGAAGAGAATACTTACAAAAGTTAATAATTGAATATTATCCAACAGATTTTCTAGAGTTATTAGATTCATTTTTCAAGATAAGTGACAAGTTTTCTTGGGTTCCTAGTTTAATAAATATTGAAGAAAATAGGTCGTTACATCCGATAAGACACTTATTATTAATGAGATTATTAAGTGGATCAGCCAAAAATTATTTTGAAAAGGAGAACTCATTTAAACCTTTTGGTGAAGGACCTTGGGTTTGTATGAACCCGTTTTGCAAGAATTATTTAAAAGAGAATATAAAAAATGTGAATGTTAGAGTAAATAATTCAGATAGGAAAATTCAAGGTATCATAAAGTGTAATTGCGGTTTTGAGTACATAATTAAGGAAGGGGAAAAATCTCCTTTTGATATAAGGGATTTCCATAGAAGAATAGTAAAGCGAGGCCGAGTATGGGAACTTAATTTTAATGAATTACTTAAACAAGATCTAACACTGAACAAAATAGCGGAATTAGCAAATATATCTAGGGATACAGTAATAAGGATTAAGAATAGGGGGCATCTTTCTTCAGTTCAATTAAAAAACAAAGAAGGATTAATGAACAAACAAAAATTAAAAACGGAGTACTACAAAGAGGAATTTCTAAAAATCCGAAAAGAAAATCCAGAATATTCACGCTCTGACTTAGGTAAAGCATATACTAAAATATACGGATGGCTTTTACAATATGATAAAGAATGGTTAATTCGCAATTCTCCTTACTTGAGGAGTACTGGTAATAGAGAAAAAATAGATTACTTAGAGAGAGATAAAGAATTACTAAGCAAAGCAAAATTAATAATAGATAGTTGGTCAGAACATGAAGGAAATTTAAAGAGATTGGTTAGGAAAAGTAGGACAGGGATAATAAATTTACTTGATGTCAAAGCAAGTTATAGTTTGTTCAGTGGAAAATACCCACTTACTACTAAGTATATCAATTCGAATATAGAGACGGTTGAGGATTTTCGGCATAGAAGAATAAAAATTGTTATGGATACCAAATATAAAGACGAGATTGTAACAAAAAATATGGTTATTGAAGCAGCTAATCTTAAAAACTATATTAGAATTAATATAGAGAAACGAGAAAAATTACTAAAATATATAGAGGATTTAGTAACTATCCATAATAACAAATTCTTATAG
- a CDS encoding FAD-dependent oxidoreductase, translating to MKTLKVINQNQSCCTPVQDIEVQETVNNSNKNLPIVIIGAGPIGLATAAHLVEQNQSFILLEAGNEIAHNIRTWGHVTLFSPWRYNINRAAKSLLEGSDWVEPNLETIPTGHELIDLYLKPLAELTQIKPSIRLNSKVVGISRQLNDKMKSKNRLNQFFNIYVEKEDDIDIIEAKAVIDATGTWGNPNPANSTGVWLKNEKVLADHIEYGIPDINTNPKRYANKKVAVIGGGHSAINTLLALAELQKDNPSTKLVWIMRKRSVEEAYGGEEKDALAARGALGIRIHELVDTGKIEVVTPFYISQVKKEENIHIVGTINGEQKVLTGFDELIVNAGNRPDFTMNNELRLSIDTATESVQALAPLIDPNEHSCGTVRAHGEEILRQPEKDFYIVGAKSYGRAPTFLMATGYEQVRSITAYLSGDEEASKRVELELPETGVCSINLVNQSNTCC from the coding sequence ATGAAAACACTAAAAGTAATCAATCAAAATCAATCTTGTTGTACTCCTGTTCAGGACATTGAAGTCCAAGAGACTGTTAATAATTCCAATAAGAATTTACCGATTGTCATAATTGGTGCAGGTCCTATCGGGTTAGCTACTGCTGCTCATTTAGTAGAGCAAAACCAGTCATTTATTTTACTTGAAGCTGGCAATGAAATAGCACACAATATTCGTACTTGGGGGCATGTCACATTATTTTCTCCATGGCGTTATAACATCAATAGAGCTGCTAAATCATTATTAGAGGGGTCTGATTGGGTAGAACCTAACTTAGAAACAATACCTACAGGGCATGAGTTAATTGATCTTTATTTAAAACCTTTGGCAGAGTTAACACAAATAAAACCTAGTATCCGATTGAACTCAAAAGTAGTAGGTATTTCAAGACAATTAAATGATAAAATGAAATCAAAAAATCGATTAAATCAGTTCTTTAATATATATGTTGAAAAAGAGGATGACATCGATATTATTGAGGCAAAAGCAGTTATCGATGCAACGGGTACATGGGGGAACCCAAACCCAGCAAATTCTACAGGTGTTTGGCTGAAAAATGAGAAAGTATTAGCAGATCACATTGAGTATGGTATTCCAGATATAAATACGAATCCTAAGAGATATGCAAATAAGAAGGTTGCTGTCATTGGTGGTGGTCATTCAGCGATCAATACCTTATTAGCTTTGGCTGAATTACAAAAAGATAATCCTTCAACAAAGCTTGTGTGGATTATGCGTAAAAGATCTGTAGAAGAAGCCTATGGCGGGGAGGAAAAAGATGCGTTGGCAGCACGTGGCGCACTCGGTATTCGCATCCATGAATTAGTAGATACAGGAAAGATTGAGGTAGTAACACCTTTCTATATTTCACAGGTGAAAAAAGAAGAGAATATCCATATTGTAGGTACTATTAATGGAGAACAAAAAGTACTTACAGGATTCGATGAACTTATTGTTAATGCAGGAAATCGACCTGATTTTACCATGAACAATGAACTGCGTTTATCTATTGATACAGCAACAGAAAGTGTGCAAGCATTAGCGCCACTAATTGATCCTAATGAGCATAGTTGTGGCACAGTCAGAGCGCATGGTGAAGAAATACTACGCCAACCTGAAAAGGACTTCTATATAGTCGGAGCTAAAAGTTATGGACGCGCACCAACATTTTTAATGGCAACCGGCTACGAACAGGTTCGTTCAATAACAGCTTATTTATCAGGAGATGAAGAAGCGTCGAAACGTGTTGAATTAGAATTACCAGAAACAGGCGTATGTAGTATTAATCTTGTCAATCAATCAAATACATGTTGCTAA